The Kitasatospora paranensis genome has a window encoding:
- a CDS encoding ROK family transcriptional regulator — MTTPHGAPAGANLSGLRDHNAALVLGLLRAAPQGSSRVELAARTGLTPQAVGKITARLLAEGMIVEAGQAPSTGGKPRTLLRLRAEAACAIGVHHDRDELTVLLVDLAGQARYRCTEPLDAAIAPADAVALIAAHVRRAAAGLPDGARLLGVGLGCRGPLDHAAGVLHWFTPPRADGTYAWDPGWDGYPLRDALAAMLDGLPVTVDKDTNAGALAEAARAERTGDGLAYVHLAGGLGAGLLLNGRLHRGTRTNAGEFGHQTVDLDGPPCACGNRGCLEALCLAELDRGDPAAAARVIGVGVANLVRLLDIDRVVLGGRAVLAEPDVYLDGIAAQLKERIPDPEWQPVPVAISATGRLAVAAGAAELVLGPLFGRRT, encoded by the coding sequence ATGACCACGCCCCACGGCGCCCCGGCCGGTGCCAACCTGTCCGGCCTGCGCGATCACAACGCCGCCCTCGTCCTCGGACTGCTCAGGGCCGCGCCGCAGGGGAGCAGCCGGGTCGAGCTGGCCGCGAGGACGGGTCTCACCCCGCAGGCCGTCGGCAAGATCACCGCACGGCTGCTCGCCGAGGGCATGATCGTCGAGGCCGGGCAGGCCCCCTCCACCGGCGGCAAGCCCCGCACCCTGCTGCGGCTGCGGGCCGAGGCCGCCTGCGCGATCGGCGTCCACCACGACCGGGACGAGCTGACCGTGCTGCTGGTCGACCTCGCCGGACAGGCGCGGTACCGGTGCACCGAACCGCTGGACGCCGCCATCGCCCCGGCGGACGCCGTCGCCCTGATCGCCGCGCACGTCCGCCGCGCCGCCGCCGGGCTGCCGGACGGTGCGCGGCTGCTCGGCGTCGGGCTCGGCTGCCGCGGACCGCTCGACCACGCCGCCGGCGTCCTCCACTGGTTCACGCCGCCGCGCGCCGACGGGACGTACGCCTGGGACCCGGGCTGGGACGGCTACCCCCTGCGGGACGCGCTCGCCGCCATGCTCGACGGGCTGCCCGTCACCGTCGACAAGGACACCAACGCCGGCGCCCTCGCGGAGGCCGCCCGGGCCGAGCGGACCGGCGACGGCCTCGCCTACGTCCACCTCGCCGGCGGCCTCGGTGCCGGACTCCTGCTGAACGGGCGGCTGCACCGGGGCACGCGCACCAACGCCGGCGAGTTCGGCCACCAGACCGTCGACCTGGACGGACCGCCCTGTGCCTGCGGCAACCGGGGCTGCCTGGAGGCGCTCTGCCTGGCCGAGCTGGACCGCGGCGACCCGGCCGCGGCGGCCCGGGTGATCGGCGTCGGCGTGGCCAACCTGGTGCGCCTGCTCGACATCGACCGGGTGGTCCTCGGCGGACGCGCGGTGCTGGCGGAGCCCGACGTGTACCTGGACGGGATCGCGGCCCAGCTCAAGGAGCGCATCCCCGACCCGGAGTGGCAGCCCGTGCCGGTGGCGATCAGTGCCACTGGGCGGCTCGCGGTCGCGGCCGGCGCGGCCGAACTCGTCCTCGGCCCGCTCTTCGGCCGCCGCACCTGA
- a CDS encoding serpin family protein, translated as MVADTAIRAVHRLTARWCADLAPDGGTVFTAAGLWPLLAALADGADGTARRELADAVGVPAEGAAGHARELIAALRRLPGVGAAIGLWTKPGLPVSASWTARLPADVHEVLATDGAQARLDAWAARHSNGLVESFPLEVTEDTQLVLASALAVRTEWLRPFVPSVLCPEAGPWAERAIAALYRRTALLDRLAVADTPAGPVSELRVLGTGGIDVHLLLGEETAAPGQVLSAGLGLLARRHPRVTGDLLPYGTPGPGVTVSRSLAYRPEQWLDVVTPRFTVAAGHDLLRSPRTFGLVAASCPDRGHFPGIAGDFPLAVEAAAQNATASFSARGFRAAAISAIAVAAGGIPPKPPYRVREVEFRVDRPFGFLAVHRTSRLVLAAGWVERPDEEPSGLYDSLEDGDGDDTDAW; from the coding sequence ATGGTTGCCGACACTGCGATACGCGCAGTCCACCGACTGACGGCACGCTGGTGCGCGGATCTCGCACCGGACGGCGGCACGGTGTTCACCGCCGCCGGGCTCTGGCCGCTGCTCGCCGCGCTGGCCGACGGCGCCGACGGGACGGCGCGGCGGGAGTTGGCGGACGCGGTCGGTGTGCCGGCCGAGGGCGCCGCCGGACACGCACGCGAGCTGATCGCCGCCCTCCGGCGGCTGCCCGGCGTCGGCGCGGCCATCGGCCTGTGGACCAAGCCCGGCCTGCCGGTCTCCGCGTCCTGGACGGCCCGGCTGCCGGCCGACGTCCACGAGGTGCTGGCCACCGACGGCGCCCAGGCCCGTCTGGACGCCTGGGCCGCCCGGCACAGCAACGGCCTGGTCGAGTCCTTCCCGCTGGAGGTCACCGAGGACACCCAGCTGGTGCTGGCCTCGGCACTCGCGGTGCGGACCGAGTGGCTGCGGCCGTTCGTGCCGTCGGTGCTCTGCCCGGAGGCCGGCCCCTGGGCCGAACGCGCGATCGCCGCCCTGTACCGCAGGACGGCCCTGCTCGACCGGCTGGCGGTCGCCGACACCCCGGCCGGGCCGGTCTCCGAGCTGCGCGTCCTCGGCACCGGCGGAATCGACGTGCACCTGCTGCTCGGTGAGGAGACTGCCGCGCCGGGGCAGGTCCTGTCCGCCGGTCTCGGCCTCCTCGCCCGCCGCCATCCGCGGGTCACCGGTGACCTCCTGCCGTACGGCACGCCCGGCCCCGGCGTCACCGTGAGCCGCAGCCTCGCCTACCGGCCCGAGCAGTGGCTCGACGTCGTCACCCCGCGCTTCACCGTGGCGGCCGGTCACGACCTGCTGAGGTCTCCCCGCACGTTCGGCCTGGTGGCGGCGTCGTGCCCGGACCGCGGGCACTTCCCCGGGATCGCCGGTGACTTCCCGCTCGCCGTCGAGGCGGCGGCGCAGAACGCGACCGCCTCCTTCAGCGCCCGGGGCTTCCGGGCCGCGGCGATCTCGGCGATCGCCGTCGCCGCAGGCGGCATCCCGCCCAAGCCGCCCTACCGGGTCCGCGAGGTCGAGTTCCGGGTCGACCGCCCGTTCGGCTTCCTCGCCGTGCACCGCACGTCCCGCCTCGTCCTGGCGGCCGGCTGGGTCGAGCGGCCCGACGAGGAGCCGTCGGGGCTGTACGACTCCTTGGAGGACGGGGACGGGGACGACACGGACGCGTGGTAG
- a CDS encoding prephenate dehydrogenase codes for MTATGPDAELPDTATPEDEPAAPADSAPDTSPATAPAAKSARRTAARTTGSAKKPAAAAKAAADMPVAKKPVAKKPAAKKSAAKKSVAAAKPAAEEPSAKKPVAKKPTTEKPAAEKPARGKAPARRTAAAAAATKKAAAAPAAETTGSEAAAVAPTGPRRRTDAASVLAALAAATGPLRARDVTLALGLADATGNVNAVRTMLERLVKADRAQRPGRGLYAALAG; via the coding sequence GTGACCGCCACCGGACCGGACGCCGAACTGCCGGACACGGCAACGCCGGAGGACGAGCCGGCAGCCCCCGCCGACAGCGCCCCCGACACTTCGCCCGCCACCGCACCGGCCGCGAAGTCCGCGCGCCGGACGGCCGCGCGCACGACCGGAAGCGCGAAGAAGCCGGCCGCGGCCGCAAAGGCCGCCGCCGATATGCCGGTGGCGAAGAAGCCGGTGGCGAAGAAGCCGGCTGCAAAGAAGTCCGCCGCGAAGAAGTCGGTGGCCGCAGCGAAGCCCGCCGCCGAGGAGCCTTCCGCCAAGAAGCCGGTGGCGAAGAAGCCGACCACCGAGAAGCCTGCCGCCGAGAAGCCCGCGCGCGGGAAGGCCCCGGCCCGGCGCACCGCAGCCGCAGCCGCAGCCACAAAGAAGGCTGCCGCGGCGCCCGCCGCCGAGACCACGGGCTCGGAGGCCGCGGCGGTGGCCCCGACCGGACCGCGCCGTCGCACGGACGCCGCCAGCGTCCTCGCGGCGCTCGCGGCCGCCACCGGCCCGCTGCGGGCCCGCGACGTCACTCTCGCGCTCGGCCTGGCGGATGCCACCGGCAACGTCAACGCGGTGCGCACCATGCTGGAACGGCTGGTCAAGGCCGACCGGGCGCAGCGGCCGGGCCGCGGCCTGTACGCCGCACTCGCAGGCTGA
- a CDS encoding Gfo/Idh/MocA family oxidoreductase, giving the protein MSLTSIPNTPDALSGDLRVGLVGYGLAGSAFHAPLIATTPGLRLEAVVTASAARRAQLHREHPEARAVDTAEALLADPGALDLLVVASPNDTHVPLARAALQAGLPVVVDKPLAATAAEAAALADLADSLGLMLTVFQNRRWDADFRTAQRLIADGSLGTVHRYESRFERWRPEVKAGWRESADPAEAGGILYDLGSHLIDQALHLFGPVEQVYAEVDVRRSGAVADDDAFVALTHTSGVRSHLWMGALSAQLGPRLRVLGDRSAYVTHGLDPQEDALRAGRRPGLGWGEEAQADLGVLGVLDDAAPHPSLPGDYPAFYAGVVHALRDGGPAPVDPRDAVAALAVLEAARRSAAEGRTVTLGTGDTAGSDDTEDEVAA; this is encoded by the coding sequence ATGAGCCTCACGAGCATTCCGAACACCCCGGACGCCCTGAGCGGCGACCTCCGTGTGGGACTGGTCGGCTACGGCCTGGCCGGCTCCGCGTTCCACGCCCCGCTCATCGCCACCACCCCCGGCCTGCGCCTGGAGGCCGTCGTCACGGCCAGCGCCGCCCGTCGCGCCCAGCTGCACCGGGAACACCCGGAGGCCCGCGCCGTGGACACCGCGGAGGCGCTGCTCGCCGACCCGGGCGCGCTCGACCTGCTCGTCGTCGCCTCCCCCAACGACACCCACGTCCCGCTGGCGCGCGCCGCGCTGCAGGCCGGACTGCCCGTCGTGGTGGACAAGCCGCTGGCCGCCACCGCAGCCGAGGCGGCCGCCCTCGCCGACCTGGCCGACAGTCTCGGCCTGATGCTGACGGTCTTTCAGAACAGGCGCTGGGACGCCGACTTCCGGACCGCACAGCGCCTGATCGCGGACGGCTCGCTGGGCACCGTGCACCGCTACGAGTCGCGCTTCGAGCGCTGGCGCCCGGAGGTGAAGGCCGGCTGGCGGGAGTCCGCCGACCCGGCCGAGGCCGGCGGCATCCTCTACGACCTCGGCAGCCACCTGATCGACCAGGCCCTGCACCTGTTCGGCCCGGTCGAGCAGGTCTACGCGGAGGTCGACGTCCGCCGGAGCGGCGCCGTGGCGGACGACGACGCCTTCGTGGCTCTCACCCACACCTCCGGAGTCCGGTCCCACCTCTGGATGGGCGCGCTCAGCGCCCAGCTCGGCCCGCGCCTGCGCGTGCTGGGCGACCGCTCGGCCTACGTGACGCACGGCCTGGACCCGCAGGAGGACGCGCTGCGCGCCGGCCGCCGACCCGGGCTCGGCTGGGGCGAGGAGGCCCAGGCCGACCTGGGCGTGCTCGGCGTCCTCGACGATGCCGCACCCCACCCCTCGCTGCCGGGCGACTACCCAGCGTTCTACGCCGGAGTCGTTCACGCCCTGCGCGACGGCGGCCCCGCACCGGTCGACCCGCGCGACGCCGTCGCCGCTCTCGCGGTGCTCGAAGCCGCCCGCCGCTCGGCCGCCGAGGGCCGCACCGTAACCCTCGGCACCGGGGACACCGCCGGCTCCGACGACACCGAGGACGAGGTCGCCGCATGA
- a CDS encoding heme-degrading domain-containing protein, whose amino-acid sequence MSTAATAPTAPTAAPDTAGDDGIAALIRQIEDEERRLVLPGFDNHDAWRLGSTLVELARARSAAVTVDIRRNGQQLFHYALPGTSADNDAWIGRKTRTVDRYGCSSYLVGLRFTAKGRTFEADSRLDPDVYAAHGGAFPLTVAGVGVVGTVAVSGLPQAEDHRLVVAALEHHLATG is encoded by the coding sequence ATGAGCACCGCCGCCACCGCCCCCACCGCTCCCACCGCCGCGCCCGACACAGCGGGCGATGACGGGATCGCCGCACTGATCCGCCAGATCGAGGACGAGGAGCGGCGCCTGGTGCTGCCCGGCTTCGACAACCACGACGCCTGGCGGCTGGGCAGCACGCTCGTCGAGCTGGCCCGCGCACGGTCCGCCGCCGTCACCGTCGACATCCGGCGCAACGGCCAGCAGCTCTTCCACTACGCCCTGCCCGGCACCTCCGCCGACAACGACGCCTGGATCGGCCGCAAGACCCGCACCGTCGACCGCTACGGCTGCTCCTCCTACCTGGTGGGGCTGCGGTTCACCGCCAAGGGCCGCACCTTCGAGGCGGACTCCCGGTTGGATCCGGACGTCTACGCCGCGCACGGCGGCGCGTTCCCGCTCACCGTCGCCGGGGTCGGTGTGGTCGGCACCGTTGCCGTCTCCGGGTTGCCGCAGGCCGAGGACCACCGATTGGTCGTCGCCGCACTGGAACACCACCTCGCCACGGGCTGA
- a CDS encoding ABC transporter substrate-binding protein, translating into MRTTAKYEVDALVKDLIEQFSGARLPMPVVVLYAEDDDPGLDREVESVVRAVQEAQESGGLPHQLVECPDGGDPHRNAVGILDGLAKGPWARRGPAWYRAYACPRSRLVAAIEAAARHVLGPGEVGAADQAARPLDALVDDVLVRLRDLHWRPEPRTAGGEFQRLLSPVLNSTTLIGAFVLAGVTSLLTQAHWQVVVLVMLAALLVLGTTGWIRRNTAPLSWLGQASRWFATTTFLAASGRQAAAWSLWRPRMSWDVTQARAREVAGEILKAQLPGTPAEDRDRAQQFHLQLRTLALLEDLRWAHRSWAPDLRGRKRRVPPVVFVPRAGADNGALRVLGAISDVRSRRSEQDPLLVLAGVAHADVAGWLEDAGTAPVTVHAVGSRRRGPYENWVSDLRVRQAPSRGRALAWTLPVRLTRLQLGAGETTRLVAVPVRRSWWVLWSRWTVLAVLVLGACGGVLRAQQLSDLYCRPRLVGSDPDAVWRQDPGGTRECIGVATDGISFAGDGGGIRLSGELPGGDAKRTGAAIGLESLEQSIRDENARVAALPDVRYVTIVYAGSLTTTAGQQSRALNSLKELTGVHLAQLRNNAGDPLKIKILVANGGQDMYFQTDMVRRIVALAQRDRSVVGVVGLGRDTADSGPALDLLQQAGLAVVSTTNSGTYLARGHVNYFGLAATDQEEAAALRLVVDGLHLQPAQKFAAVLTRRPSQDDRYSPEQAEYGSAMLKDAGFQLIGGRPLEYGLTSNGDPDFEAALSTSCHSDHAPAVLYLAGRADDVNQLMRRLAADAGCSGPLTVLTGDDLTKAQFRTGATWMAPQATLYYTALTDPAATARASDLAEVAAADLRIAPGGDNPYEDDVFSDGALAIAYDATAALQAGAAKAGASQKGGVGSVMAGLRAVEMKNRATGTVDFRDTRPLATGPQPGHGLHIIRVRRAAEGMPLIDLICGRPAGDVRPLTGCAP; encoded by the coding sequence GTGCGGACGACCGCGAAGTACGAGGTCGACGCGCTGGTCAAGGACCTCATCGAACAGTTCAGCGGCGCCCGGCTGCCGATGCCGGTCGTGGTGCTCTACGCCGAGGACGACGATCCGGGCCTGGACCGCGAGGTCGAGTCCGTGGTGCGCGCCGTCCAGGAGGCCCAGGAGAGCGGCGGGTTGCCGCACCAGCTGGTCGAGTGCCCCGACGGGGGCGATCCGCACCGCAACGCCGTCGGCATCCTCGACGGTCTCGCCAAGGGTCCGTGGGCCCGCCGCGGCCCCGCCTGGTACCGGGCCTACGCGTGCCCGCGGTCGCGTCTCGTCGCGGCGATCGAGGCCGCCGCCCGGCACGTCCTCGGCCCCGGCGAGGTCGGCGCGGCGGACCAGGCCGCCCGGCCGCTCGACGCCCTGGTCGACGACGTCCTGGTGCGGCTGCGCGACCTGCACTGGCGGCCCGAACCGCGTACCGCCGGAGGCGAGTTCCAGCGGCTGCTGTCGCCGGTGCTCAACTCCACCACGCTGATCGGTGCGTTCGTCCTGGCCGGGGTCACCAGCCTGCTCACCCAGGCGCACTGGCAGGTCGTCGTGCTGGTCATGCTCGCCGCCCTGCTGGTGCTCGGAACGACCGGCTGGATCCGGCGCAACACCGCCCCGCTCTCCTGGCTCGGCCAGGCCAGCCGCTGGTTCGCCACCACCACCTTCCTCGCCGCGTCCGGCCGGCAGGCCGCCGCCTGGTCGCTGTGGCGGCCCCGGATGTCCTGGGACGTCACCCAGGCCCGGGCCCGTGAGGTCGCCGGCGAGATCCTCAAGGCCCAGCTGCCCGGCACCCCGGCCGAGGACCGCGACCGAGCACAGCAGTTCCACCTCCAACTGCGCACCCTCGCCCTGCTGGAGGACCTCCGCTGGGCGCACCGCTCCTGGGCGCCGGACCTGCGGGGGCGCAAGCGCCGGGTGCCGCCCGTCGTCTTCGTGCCCCGCGCCGGCGCCGACAACGGCGCCCTGCGGGTGCTCGGCGCGATCAGCGACGTCCGCAGCCGGCGCAGCGAGCAGGATCCGCTGCTGGTGCTCGCCGGCGTCGCCCACGCCGACGTCGCCGGCTGGCTGGAGGACGCCGGCACCGCCCCGGTCACCGTGCACGCGGTCGGCTCGCGCCGGCGCGGGCCCTACGAGAACTGGGTGAGCGACCTGCGGGTGCGGCAGGCGCCGAGCCGCGGCCGGGCCCTGGCGTGGACGCTGCCGGTGCGGCTCACCCGGCTCCAGCTCGGCGCCGGCGAGACCACCCGGCTGGTCGCGGTACCGGTGCGGCGCTCCTGGTGGGTCCTGTGGTCGCGCTGGACGGTCCTCGCCGTGCTCGTGCTGGGCGCCTGCGGCGGCGTGCTGCGCGCGCAGCAGCTCTCCGACCTGTACTGCCGGCCCCGGCTCGTCGGGTCCGACCCGGACGCCGTGTGGCGGCAGGACCCGGGCGGCACCCGCGAGTGCATCGGCGTGGCGACCGACGGCATCTCCTTCGCGGGCGACGGCGGCGGGATCCGGCTCAGCGGCGAACTGCCCGGCGGCGACGCCAAGCGGACGGGCGCGGCCATCGGCCTGGAGAGCCTGGAGCAGTCGATCCGCGACGAGAACGCCCGCGTCGCGGCCCTCCCCGACGTCCGGTACGTGACCATCGTGTACGCCGGCTCGCTCACCACCACCGCGGGGCAGCAGTCCCGCGCGCTCAACAGCCTCAAGGAGCTCACCGGAGTCCACCTCGCGCAGCTGCGCAACAACGCCGGCGACCCCCTGAAGATCAAGATCCTGGTGGCCAACGGTGGCCAGGACATGTACTTCCAGACGGACATGGTCCGCCGGATCGTCGCCCTCGCCCAGCGCGACCGCTCGGTCGTCGGGGTGGTCGGCCTCGGCCGCGACACCGCCGACAGCGGACCGGCCCTGGACCTGCTCCAGCAGGCCGGCCTGGCCGTGGTCAGCACCACCAACTCGGGCACCTACCTGGCCCGCGGCCACGTCAACTACTTCGGCCTCGCCGCCACCGACCAGGAGGAGGCCGCCGCTTTGCGCCTGGTCGTCGACGGCCTCCACCTGCAGCCCGCACAGAAGTTCGCGGCCGTCCTCACCCGGCGGCCCAGCCAGGACGACCGCTACAGCCCCGAGCAGGCCGAGTACGGCTCGGCCATGCTGAAGGACGCGGGATTCCAACTCATCGGCGGCAGGCCGCTGGAGTACGGGCTGACCAGCAACGGCGACCCCGACTTCGAGGCGGCGCTCAGCACCAGCTGCCACTCCGACCACGCACCGGCGGTGCTCTACCTCGCCGGGCGGGCCGACGACGTCAACCAGCTGATGCGGCGACTGGCGGCCGATGCCGGCTGCAGCGGCCCGCTGACCGTGCTCACCGGCGACGATCTGACGAAGGCTCAGTTCCGCACCGGTGCCACCTGGATGGCGCCGCAGGCGACGCTGTACTACACGGCCCTTACCGACCCGGCCGCCACCGCGCGCGCATCCGATCTCGCCGAGGTGGCCGCGGCCGACCTGAGGATCGCCCCCGGCGGGGACAACCCGTACGAGGACGACGTGTTCTCCGACGGCGCCCTCGCCATCGCCTACGACGCGACCGCCGCGCTCCAGGCCGGCGCGGCCAAGGCGGGCGCCTCGCAGAAGGGCGGCGTCGGCTCCGTGATGGCGGGGCTGCGCGCCGTGGAGATGAAGAACCGGGCCACCGGCACGGTCGACTTCCGCGACACCCGCCCGCTGGCGACCGGGCCGCAGCCCGGGCACGGCCTCCACATCATCAGGGTCCGGCGCGCCGCCGAGGGCATGCCGCTCATCGACCTGATCTGCGGGCGGCCGGCCGGCGACGTCCGACCGCTCACCGGCTGCGCGCCCTGA
- a CDS encoding aminotransferase class I/II-fold pyridoxal phosphate-dependent enzyme yields the protein MSQAAGQEPGAGLAAARTAYEELRAQDLRLDLTRGKPSPEQLDLSDALLTILQPGDVRAADGTDCRNYGGLQGLTELRTVFAELFQVPVDQLFACGNASLSVMHDVLAHAMLSVLPGAKRRWADEDEIRFLCPVPGYDRHFSLCDRFGITMVPVPLTGHGPDMDVVEELVAADPRIKGMWCVPKYSNPTGETYSDETVRRLAAMPTAAPDFRLFWDNAYAVHHLTDEPDAVLPVLAACAEAGEPDRAFVFGSTSKISTAGSGVAFLGSSPTNMAWYSRLTAAQTIGPDKVNQLRHARFFPDAAAVGAHMERHRALLEPRFAAVYEALEEELGGLGIANWTSPRGGYFVSLEVPEGCASEVVRLAKDAGIALTPAGAAFPGGRDPRDSQIRLAPSFPSVGEVRAAMRGVAVCVKLAAAEQAAASPAV from the coding sequence GTGTCACAGGCAGCCGGCCAGGAGCCCGGGGCGGGTCTCGCCGCCGCGCGTACCGCCTACGAGGAACTCCGCGCCCAGGACCTGCGCCTCGACCTCACCCGGGGCAAGCCGTCGCCCGAGCAGCTCGACCTCTCCGACGCGCTGCTCACCATCCTGCAGCCCGGCGACGTCCGTGCGGCGGACGGCACCGACTGCCGCAACTACGGCGGCCTGCAGGGGCTGACGGAGCTGCGCACGGTCTTCGCGGAGCTCTTCCAGGTGCCGGTGGACCAGCTGTTCGCGTGCGGCAACGCGAGCCTGTCGGTCATGCACGACGTCCTCGCGCACGCCATGCTGTCCGTCCTGCCCGGCGCGAAGCGCCGCTGGGCCGACGAGGACGAGATCCGATTCCTGTGCCCGGTGCCCGGCTACGACCGGCACTTCTCGCTCTGCGACCGCTTCGGCATCACCATGGTGCCCGTCCCGCTGACCGGCCACGGCCCCGACATGGACGTCGTCGAGGAGCTCGTCGCGGCCGACCCGCGGATCAAGGGCATGTGGTGCGTGCCCAAGTACAGCAACCCGACCGGCGAGACCTACAGCGACGAGACCGTGCGCCGGCTGGCCGCGATGCCGACGGCGGCCCCGGACTTCAGGCTGTTCTGGGACAACGCGTACGCGGTGCACCACCTCACCGACGAGCCGGACGCCGTCCTGCCGGTGCTCGCCGCGTGCGCCGAGGCCGGGGAGCCCGACCGGGCCTTCGTGTTCGGCTCGACCTCCAAGATCAGCACGGCCGGGTCGGGCGTCGCCTTCCTCGGCTCCTCGCCCACCAACATGGCCTGGTACAGCCGCCTGACGGCCGCCCAGACCATCGGGCCGGACAAGGTGAACCAGCTGCGGCACGCCCGCTTCTTCCCGGACGCCGCCGCCGTCGGCGCCCACATGGAGCGCCACCGCGCCCTGCTGGAGCCCCGCTTCGCCGCCGTGTACGAGGCCCTGGAGGAGGAGCTCGGCGGGCTCGGCATCGCGAACTGGACCAGCCCACGCGGCGGGTACTTCGTCAGCCTGGAGGTCCCGGAGGGCTGCGCGTCCGAGGTGGTGCGGCTGGCCAAGGACGCCGGGATCGCCCTCACTCCCGCCGGGGCCGCCTTCCCCGGCGGCCGCGACCCGCGGGACAGCCAGATCCGTCTCGCGCCGTCCTTCCCGTCGGTCGGCGAGGTCCGTGCGGCGATGCGCGGGGTGGCCGTCTGCGTGAAGCTCGCCGCCGCCGAGCAGGCCGCCGCGTCCCCGGCGGTCTGA
- a CDS encoding DedA family protein, translated as MTSALDFTSGSALLAAYGALAVLLVTFVESGLLVVGFFVPGDTLLFPAGVLCASGRTAAAHQGPYLSLWQVLLGAAIGSVAGTQLGYLIGRHGGQGLLARSHSVRLKNAAARSEELLDRYGQRRAIVLGRFVPMVRSVLGPLAGALRVPTRTFLLWQVVGGLAWTQGTVLAGYALGSSFPGIDSYLLPLVLAVVALSALPLLFARRKNGAGPGPGQAAGKDSVKDAESSAQEDREQDSKEDSEEAR; from the coding sequence ATGACCTCGGCGCTCGACTTCACCAGTGGATCCGCGCTGCTCGCCGCCTACGGCGCGCTCGCCGTCCTGCTGGTGACCTTCGTGGAGTCCGGCCTGCTGGTGGTGGGGTTCTTCGTGCCCGGGGACACCCTGCTCTTCCCGGCCGGCGTGCTCTGCGCGTCCGGGCGGACGGCCGCCGCCCACCAGGGCCCGTACCTCTCGCTCTGGCAGGTGCTGCTCGGCGCGGCGATCGGCTCGGTGGCCGGGACCCAGCTCGGCTATCTGATCGGACGGCACGGCGGGCAGGGCCTGCTGGCGCGCAGCCACAGCGTCCGGCTGAAGAACGCGGCGGCGCGTTCGGAAGAGCTCCTGGACCGCTACGGGCAGCGCCGCGCGATCGTGCTCGGCCGGTTCGTGCCCATGGTGCGGTCGGTGCTCGGGCCACTGGCGGGGGCACTGCGGGTGCCGACCCGCACGTTCCTGCTCTGGCAGGTGGTCGGCGGGCTGGCCTGGACGCAGGGGACGGTGCTGGCCGGCTACGCCCTGGGCTCGTCCTTCCCCGGCATCGACTCCTACCTGCTGCCGCTCGTCCTGGCGGTGGTGGCGCTGTCGGCGCTGCCGCTGCTGTTCGCCCGCCGCAAGAACGGCGCCGGCCCGGGCCCGGGGCAGGCGGCCGGGAAGGATTCCGTGAAGGACGCGGAGAGCAGCGCGCAGGAGGACCGCGAGCAGGACAGCAAGGAGGACAGCGAGGAGGCGCGTTGA